From Veillonella dispar, one genomic window encodes:
- the dnaX gene encoding DNA polymerase III subunit gamma/tau: MAYIALYRKYRPQTFTDVVGQHQVSDTLMRAIREDKVAHAYLFAGPRGTGKTSMAKIFARAINCEHGPTDHPCNECSACKSILSGQSMDVLEIDAASNRGIDEVRALRESVKFMPVEGRKKVFIIDEAHMLTTEAWNALLKTIEEPPAHVMFIFATTEIEKLPVTIVSRCQRYTFRRITSDDIAQRLSYVAEKEGFGLDPAAAQLIAVHADGGLRDALSILDQCAGMATGTITPQVVEELIGLVSKEWIIHFLDALRNGDGPKLLSYIHDALAEGRDATQIMEALIQHVRALLVGKVAPDADELKVYDAFKDEFLAQAESIDFNELNQYVRSAQSIMNDAKQVDNPRTIIEMGLLVLCAKLGSVDESLEDRVYALESSERSERNDLLNRMAQLEQRGPAVATAPAYGANSFGPPGGYANSFVPVDNAAVQNASMSSTQNSTVGTVPPPSGVGMTPPPASVGMTPPPMGTPGSTPPPMNGVGMAPPPMGGVGMAPPSTSSAPERSARNQAKGRSKKGISTQAIISDQILSAQEYRNVQSNVIKYLKDSNRNMTSTVIGQGQLVYVDQSKAVMAFKNTLHLNVMTNEVNLAEAADAFTYTLGYPVHVEIVDALTQVYKDYKKASGSTTQHQVKAPQRPQEPMVDVQKTSGGQPTQMDLTNSSSPQVASYAQGANEKGTQGGQASQGASPQTVTGTAPNGGPTTDEQPSKPDSAAVDAAKAAALAFLAKKTGGAAVSATTGADTSEVGAETSPTGGDVPITSFDGSPSVSVPDGEIPIESLAGSMEGDDIPVHSFDDVPVDDMEESYVSSLDDMPPHPLDSVTVISDDGEVLERPMDSGAHIEVEAVPKSNGGEQQQGTPYQSDDHTMLSQAPIEVAPIDSVTVAREYAWDPEHMTEEERNNPLLAETLEKLSEDHDIIVEVIEE; this comes from the coding sequence ATGGCATATATTGCGTTATATCGTAAGTACCGTCCGCAGACCTTTACCGATGTGGTTGGTCAGCATCAAGTATCGGATACGTTGATGCGCGCTATCCGCGAGGATAAGGTAGCTCATGCGTATTTGTTTGCTGGTCCGCGCGGAACTGGTAAAACGAGTATGGCCAAGATTTTTGCACGCGCTATCAACTGTGAGCATGGGCCAACGGATCATCCTTGTAACGAGTGTAGTGCTTGTAAATCGATTTTGAGCGGTCAGTCCATGGACGTTCTTGAAATCGACGCCGCATCCAATCGTGGTATCGATGAGGTGCGTGCCCTTCGTGAAAGTGTCAAATTCATGCCTGTTGAGGGCCGTAAAAAGGTGTTCATCATCGACGAAGCCCACATGCTTACGACCGAAGCGTGGAATGCGCTTTTAAAAACTATCGAAGAGCCGCCGGCTCACGTTATGTTTATCTTCGCTACTACAGAAATTGAAAAGTTACCTGTTACTATCGTATCTCGTTGTCAGCGATACACCTTTAGACGGATTACGTCTGACGATATCGCACAGCGTTTATCCTATGTAGCGGAAAAGGAAGGTTTTGGCTTAGATCCTGCAGCAGCACAGCTCATCGCTGTCCATGCAGACGGCGGTTTGCGCGATGCGTTGAGTATCTTAGACCAATGTGCCGGTATGGCAACAGGTACTATTACGCCGCAAGTAGTAGAAGAACTAATCGGTCTTGTTAGCAAAGAATGGATTATTCACTTCCTAGATGCATTGCGCAACGGGGATGGTCCCAAATTGTTGTCCTATATCCACGATGCCTTAGCAGAAGGTCGTGATGCGACGCAGATTATGGAAGCCCTCATTCAGCACGTGCGGGCCTTATTAGTTGGTAAGGTCGCACCTGATGCGGATGAGCTCAAGGTATATGATGCCTTTAAGGATGAGTTTTTAGCTCAAGCTGAAAGCATCGATTTTAATGAGCTTAACCAGTATGTGCGCAGTGCGCAATCCATCATGAATGATGCAAAACAGGTGGATAATCCACGAACTATCATCGAAATGGGCTTACTCGTTTTATGTGCTAAATTAGGTTCTGTTGATGAAAGCTTAGAAGACCGTGTGTATGCATTAGAGTCTTCAGAACGATCTGAACGAAATGATTTATTGAACCGCATGGCTCAATTAGAACAACGAGGTCCAGCTGTCGCAACTGCACCTGCTTATGGTGCTAATTCCTTTGGACCGCCAGGTGGTTATGCCAATAGCTTTGTTCCTGTAGATAATGCTGCTGTACAGAATGCTTCCATGAGTAGTACTCAAAATAGTACTGTTGGTACTGTGCCGCCTCCAAGTGGAGTGGGGATGACACCACCGCCTGCGAGTGTAGGCATGACACCTCCACCGATGGGTACACCAGGTAGTACACCGCCTCCTATGAATGGAGTAGGTATGGCTCCGCCTCCAATGGGCGGCGTTGGTATGGCGCCACCAAGTACAAGCAGTGCGCCAGAACGATCGGCTAGAAATCAAGCCAAAGGTCGTAGTAAAAAAGGTATTAGTACACAGGCTATCATTAGTGATCAAATCTTGTCTGCTCAAGAGTATCGCAATGTACAGTCCAATGTCATTAAATACTTGAAGGATAGCAATCGCAATATGACCTCTACCGTCATAGGTCAAGGTCAACTTGTATACGTAGATCAAAGCAAGGCGGTTATGGCCTTCAAAAATACATTGCACCTCAATGTAATGACCAACGAAGTAAACTTAGCAGAAGCGGCAGATGCTTTCACATATACACTGGGCTATCCAGTACATGTAGAAATCGTTGATGCCCTCACACAAGTTTACAAAGACTATAAAAAGGCCTCTGGCAGTACGACGCAACACCAAGTAAAAGCGCCGCAACGACCACAAGAGCCAATGGTTGATGTGCAGAAGACCTCTGGAGGTCAACCAACGCAAATGGACTTAACAAATTCGTCCTCTCCGCAAGTCGCTAGCTATGCACAAGGGGCGAACGAAAAGGGTACTCAAGGTGGTCAAGCATCTCAAGGTGCTAGTCCGCAGACTGTTACAGGTACGGCGCCTAATGGTGGACCTACAACTGATGAGCAACCAAGTAAGCCAGATTCCGCAGCAGTAGATGCAGCTAAGGCCGCAGCGTTAGCCTTCTTGGCGAAGAAGACGGGCGGTGCTGCTGTAAGTGCCACAACTGGTGCTGATACGAGTGAGGTCGGAGCAGAAACATCACCAACTGGTGGAGATGTACCGATTACATCCTTTGATGGCAGTCCGTCTGTATCAGTTCCAGATGGAGAAATCCCTATCGAGTCTCTAGCAGGTTCTATGGAAGGCGATGATATTCCAGTTCATTCCTTTGATGATGTACCTGTAGACGATATGGAGGAATCTTACGTATCATCTTTAGATGATATGCCACCACATCCGTTAGATAGTGTCACTGTTATTAGCGATGATGGGGAAGTCTTAGAACGCCCTATGGATAGCGGTGCACATATTGAGGTAGAAGCTGTCCCAAAGTCTAATGGGGGCGAACAGCAACAGGGAACCCCTTATCAAAGTGATGATCATACTATGCTTTCACAAGCACCTATTGAAGTAGCGCCTATCGATAGCGTGACGGTAGCTCGTGAATATGCATGGGATCCAGAACATATGACAGAAGAGGAGCGAAACAATCCTCTTTTGGCAGAAACATTAGAGAAACTATCTGAAGATCACGACATCATCGTCGAGGTCATCGAAGAATAA